A single window of Pseudomonas lijiangensis DNA harbors:
- a CDS encoding zinc-dependent alcohol dehydrogenase family protein — MSRTIRFHQFGPAEVLKVEEHPDALPAPGEVQVRVQAIGVSWYDVLWRQNLASTQARLPAGLGYEMAGVVSALGDGVSDLAVGDKVASFPAADANRHPVYGESIVLPRSALTRYPDVLTPVEASVHYTPMLVAYFAYVELARIKAGQTVLVTDASHCSGPCFVQVGKALGARVIAATKTDDARDYLLAQGADKVVVTEEQDLLMAINKYTDNRGVDAVFDGLGGPQMSMMGDVLAPRGSLVLYGLQGGNQTPFPACAAFQKNIQFFVHCLGNFTGKPELGIVPDTEALQRALRDINQLTADRVLVPLQTRNFPFEQVVQAHRYMDACPIGGRAVLEITQA; from the coding sequence ATGTCCCGCACGATCCGTTTTCACCAGTTTGGCCCGGCCGAGGTGCTCAAGGTCGAAGAGCATCCCGACGCGCTGCCTGCACCCGGTGAGGTGCAAGTGCGTGTCCAGGCAATCGGTGTCAGTTGGTATGACGTTCTCTGGCGGCAAAATCTTGCTTCCACCCAGGCGCGTCTGCCTGCCGGTCTTGGCTACGAGATGGCGGGTGTCGTAAGCGCTCTGGGTGATGGCGTCAGCGATCTGGCCGTGGGTGACAAGGTCGCCAGCTTTCCGGCCGCCGATGCCAACAGGCATCCTGTTTATGGCGAGTCCATTGTATTGCCGCGTTCGGCATTGACCCGTTACCCCGACGTATTGACCCCCGTCGAAGCCAGCGTGCACTACACGCCGATGCTGGTCGCCTACTTTGCCTATGTCGAGCTGGCTCGCATCAAGGCAGGGCAAACCGTGCTGGTCACTGATGCCAGCCATTGCTCGGGGCCGTGCTTCGTGCAGGTGGGCAAGGCGCTGGGCGCTCGCGTCATTGCAGCGACCAAGACTGACGATGCTCGTGATTATCTGTTGGCACAAGGCGCTGACAAGGTCGTGGTCACTGAAGAGCAGGACTTGCTGATGGCGATCAACAAGTACACCGACAATCGCGGTGTTGATGCGGTGTTCGATGGCTTGGGCGGTCCGCAGATGTCGATGATGGGCGATGTTCTGGCTCCCCGTGGCAGCCTGGTGTTGTATGGCCTGCAAGGTGGCAACCAGACTCCATTCCCGGCCTGTGCGGCTTTCCAGAAGAACATCCAGTTCTTCGTGCACTGCCTGGGTAACTTCACCGGCAAGCCTGAGCTGGGCATTGTTCCTGATACCGAGGCGCTGCAACGGGCCTTGCGCGATATCAACCAGTTGACGGCTGACCGGGTGCTGGTGCCGCTACAGACGCGCAACTTCCCGTTTGAACAAGTGGTTCAGGCTCACCGCTACATGGATGCTTGCCCGATTGGTGGACGTGCTGTACTGGAAATCACTCAGGCATAG
- a CDS encoding aminotransferase-like domain-containing protein, with the protein MKNKTDFAYQAVYRYLVRLIDEVQTDSTTRMPSLRQLSRRLRVSISTVQSAYSLLEKEGRVCSMPKSGYYALPGGVGDETPDPVFENDSLLETFYRHVRRPGGWVLGNDEPTLLQSMESPLLAMERELLRYYPRPLSAVFQPFGDIELRTALAARHTRDAQHCWHPENVYIGPDMPGMLTAVIDVLNLRGGTVLVASPCTWTLLRLLQSLDIRVIEIPLDETGGINLAALDQVLLTENIGLAFLPSLLNPVQCSLLPLANLQAVAQLLNRYRVWVLENDSHGELVFAPEPTRLRDLIDPQRLLILGSFDKTLGPEAPYGYLLCKHFEVQWQQYFLLRAFELPPIRQKAIARLCSGGRLDAHLVELRGLLVERMKMMVQLLDRHLGQLLRYELPEGGCGIWVQSVHPVDMRQVFESLVQQRIIVTPGELFSLQGLHRQHLRIGYAIDWTQNIPRLLTALAEALKQARQH; encoded by the coding sequence ATGAAAAACAAAACGGATTTCGCCTATCAGGCGGTCTACCGCTATCTCGTTCGTCTGATTGACGAAGTGCAAACCGATTCGACGACCAGGATGCCCTCCTTGCGGCAGTTGTCCCGGCGCCTGCGGGTCTCGATCTCGACGGTGCAAAGCGCCTATTCGCTGCTGGAAAAGGAAGGACGGGTGTGTTCAATGCCCAAGTCCGGCTATTACGCCTTGCCAGGCGGGGTCGGCGATGAGACTCCTGATCCGGTATTCGAGAATGACAGCCTGCTGGAAACGTTTTACCGCCATGTTCGTCGTCCGGGTGGATGGGTATTGGGCAACGACGAACCCACCTTGCTGCAATCCATGGAAAGCCCGTTGCTGGCCATGGAGCGCGAACTGCTCAGGTATTACCCGCGCCCGCTCAGTGCCGTATTCCAGCCATTTGGCGATATTGAACTGCGCACGGCCCTGGCGGCTCGTCATACCCGTGATGCCCAGCACTGCTGGCATCCTGAAAATGTCTATATCGGGCCGGACATGCCCGGCATGCTGACAGCGGTTATCGATGTTCTGAACCTGCGCGGCGGAACCGTGCTGGTGGCATCGCCCTGTACCTGGACGTTGCTACGTCTGCTGCAATCCTTAGACATCCGGGTCATCGAGATACCGCTGGACGAGACCGGCGGCATCAATCTGGCAGCGCTGGATCAGGTGTTGCTGACGGAAAACATTGGCCTGGCGTTTTTGCCCTCGCTGTTGAATCCGGTGCAGTGCAGCCTGCTGCCGCTTGCCAACCTTCAGGCCGTCGCCCAATTGCTCAATCGGTATCGGGTCTGGGTGCTGGAAAACGACAGTCACGGCGAGTTGGTCTTTGCACCGGAACCCACCCGCTTGCGTGACCTGATTGACCCCCAGCGCCTGCTGATTCTGGGCAGCTTCGACAAGACCCTGGGCCCGGAAGCGCCTTATGGTTATCTGCTGTGCAAGCACTTCGAGGTTCAGTGGCAGCAGTATTTCCTGTTGCGGGCCTTCGAGTTGCCGCCTATTCGTCAGAAGGCAATCGCCAGGCTCTGTAGTGGCGGGCGACTGGATGCTCATCTGGTTGAACTGCGGGGTTTGCTGGTGGAACGCATGAAAATGATGGTGCAGTTACTGGATCGTCATCTCGGGCAACTGCTGCGGTATGAGCTGCCGGAAGGCGGCTGTGGAATATGGGTGCAGAGTGTCCATCCCGTGGATATGCGGCAGGTGTTCGAGAGCCTTGTGCAGCAGCGCATCATCGTCACTCCTGGCGAGCTGTTCAGCCTGCAGGGGTTGCATCGGCAACACCTGCGCATCGGCTACGCCATCGACTGGACCCAGAATATTCCTCGTCTGTTGACGGCGCTGGCCGAAGCCCTGAAACAGGCGCGGCAGCATTGA
- a CDS encoding LysR substrate-binding domain-containing protein, which translates to MNRNDLRRVDLNLLIVFETLMHERSVTRAAEKLFLGQPAISAALSRLRGLFDDPLFVRTGRSMEPTARATEIFALLSPALDSISTAVSRASEFDPATSTNVFRIGLSDDVEFALLPTLLKRLRSEAPGIVLVIRRVNYILMPALLASGEISVGVSYTQDLPANAKRKVLRRSKPQLLRADSIPGALSLDDFCARPHALVSFAGDLSGFIDEYLEEMNRKRHVVLAVPQFNGLATLLTGTDIIATVPDYAAQVLTAAGGVRAEDLPIETRTFELHMAWRGAQDNDPGERWLRSRIQMFFGDPDSL; encoded by the coding sequence ATGAATCGCAACGACCTGCGTCGCGTTGACCTCAATCTGCTCATCGTTTTCGAAACCCTGATGCATGAAAGAAGCGTGACCCGCGCGGCCGAAAAACTGTTTCTCGGGCAACCGGCAATCAGCGCGGCCCTCTCGCGCCTGCGCGGCCTGTTCGACGATCCGCTGTTCGTGCGCACCGGCCGCAGCATGGAGCCAACAGCCCGCGCCACGGAAATCTTCGCCCTCCTGTCCCCCGCGCTGGACTCGATTTCCACCGCAGTCAGCCGGGCATCGGAGTTCGATCCGGCCACCAGCACCAACGTCTTCCGCATCGGCCTGTCCGATGACGTGGAATTCGCCCTGCTTCCGACCCTGCTCAAACGACTGCGTTCCGAAGCACCCGGCATCGTGCTCGTCATCCGCCGCGTCAATTACATCCTGATGCCGGCCCTGCTGGCCTCGGGCGAAATCTCCGTGGGCGTCAGCTACACCCAGGACCTGCCCGCCAACGCCAAACGCAAAGTCTTGCGCAGAAGCAAGCCGCAACTGCTGCGCGCCGACTCGATTCCCGGCGCCCTCTCCCTGGACGACTTCTGCGCCCGCCCCCACGCACTGGTGTCATTCGCAGGCGACCTGAGCGGCTTCATTGATGAATACCTGGAAGAAATGAACCGCAAACGCCACGTCGTCCTGGCCGTCCCGCAGTTCAATGGCCTGGCCACCCTCCTGACAGGCACCGACATCATCGCCACCGTGCCGGATTATGCGGCCCAGGTACTGACGGCTGCTGGCGGGGTACGGGCAGAAGACCTGCCTATCGAGACAAGAACCTTTGAGCTGCATATGGCGTGGCGCGGGGCGCAGGATAATGATCCGGGGGAGCGGTGGTTGAGGTCGCGGATTCAGATGTTTTTTGGGGATCCGGATAGTCTTTGA